From a single Herpetosiphon gulosus genomic region:
- a CDS encoding tyrosine-type recombinase/integrase yields the protein MITQWIEEYLSAKIAERRSPATITTYRIRLGRFGAWVVEQPNQVLTRALLRAYSAYLAQQNISIASHYSYLNDALVLVRWLAEEGYIQPIKTDKLKPRLPKRLPAHYTMDQIKRLLLVAELREKAMLCVLLDTGVRVSELIQLRRTSFDSEGCAMILGKGSKDRYIWISSVTQEVLRTYIASRTDTNPALFVSHRQQKTLTISGVHQSFDRLASDAEIRNDVRRLIHSFRATFARELIKKGLDAESLRVLMGHETIQMSLHYAQLSSHEATQNRQGVNLLEKVESCL from the coding sequence ATGATTACGCAATGGATCGAAGAATATTTGTCCGCCAAAATCGCCGAACGCCGCAGCCCTGCTACCATCACTACCTACCGTATCCGGTTAGGACGGTTTGGTGCTTGGGTCGTTGAACAACCCAATCAGGTGCTCACTCGTGCGTTATTGCGGGCCTACAGTGCGTACTTAGCCCAACAAAACATCAGCATTGCCAGTCACTATAGTTATCTCAACGATGCCCTCGTCCTCGTGCGCTGGCTTGCTGAAGAAGGTTATATTCAACCCATTAAGACCGATAAACTCAAACCCCGATTACCCAAGCGCTTGCCTGCCCACTACACGATGGATCAAATTAAGCGCCTCCTGCTGGTTGCCGAGCTTCGTGAAAAAGCCATGCTCTGTGTCTTACTGGATACCGGCGTTCGGGTCAGTGAACTGATTCAACTCCGCCGGACTAGCTTTGACTCGGAAGGCTGCGCCATGATTCTTGGCAAAGGCAGCAAGGATCGGTATATCTGGATTTCATCCGTGACCCAAGAAGTCCTTCGAACCTACATCGCCAGTCGGACGGATACGAACCCTGCGCTGTTTGTCAGCCATCGCCAGCAAAAAACGCTGACGATTAGCGGCGTACACCAGAGCTTCGATCGCTTAGCCTCCGACGCGGAGATCCGCAACGATGTGCGGCGTTTGATTCACTCCTTTCGTGCCACCTTCGCCCGCGAACTGATCAAGAAAGGCCTTGATGCAGAAAGTCTACGGGTGTTGATGGGCCATGAAACGATTCAAATGTCTCTGCACTATGCACAACTCTCATCCCATGAGGCGACCCAAAATCGGCAAGGCGTGAACCTCCTCGAGAAGGTGGAGTCATGCTTATAA
- a CDS encoding helix-turn-helix transcriptional regulator, translating to MAKKIQVTDLSKRTNISQSRISAIKNNPYINRTSDTIARFCEALGISLADFGELVYLEDSAENSESKIELAQLQQTN from the coding sequence GTGGCGAAGAAAATTCAAGTCACAGATTTGTCCAAGCGAACAAATATCTCTCAATCTCGAATATCGGCTATCAAAAATAACCCCTATATCAACCGCACAAGCGATACAATTGCTCGTTTTTGTGAGGCTTTAGGGATCTCGCTGGCCGATTTTGGCGAGTTAGTTTACCTTGAAGATTCAGCGGAAAATTCAGAATCTAAAATAGAACTGGCCCAACTTCAGCAGACTAACTAG